TGCCATTTATTCTCTCCTATTTTAAATCGCCCATAGGAACTACATCCATATCGGCATAATTTTGATTTTCTCCGGCCATAGACCAAATAAATGTGTAACTTCCTGTTCCTGCTCCTGCATGTATAGACCATGATGGAGAAATTGTTGCTTGTTCATTTTTCATTACTAAATGTCTAGTTTCATTAGGTTCACCTAAAAGGTGGAATACTCTAGTATTTTCTTCCATATCAAAGTAAAAATATGTTTCCATTCTTCTATCATGTGTATGTGCTGGCATAGTATTCCATATACTTCCTGTTTCAAGTATAGTCATACCCATTAATAACTGACAAGACTGACAAACTGAAGGATCAACATATTTATATATAGTTCTTTCATTAGAAGTTTCTAATGCTCCAAGTTTTACAGGATTTGCCTTATCTATATCTATTTTAACTATAGGGTATTCTTTGTGAGCTGGTGCAGAAACTATATAATATTTAGCAGGATTTTCCTTATTATCAGAAGTAAATATAAGCTCCTTATTACCCATTCCTATATATAGCCCGTCTTTTTTATTCATTTCATAAGTCATTCCATCTATTATAACTTTTCCTTTACCACCAACATTAATTAAACCTATTTCTCTTCTTTGTAAAAAGAACTCTGTTCCTAATGCCTTAACTTCTCCTAAAACAACTTCTTTATTCACTGGTTTTACTCCACCTGTAATCATTCTATCATCATGTGAATAAATTAAATTTACCATATCTTCAACAAATACTTCTTCTATTAAAAAGTTTTCTCTTAATTCCCTAGTATCATATTTTTTCATATCTCTTGGATGTACTGAATATCTAACATCTAATTTCATATTTTTTCCTCCTAAATTTATTATCTTGATAACCATGCACCATCTACTGCTAGTACATGTCCATTAATATAGTCTGATGCTTTAGATGATAAAAATACTACAGCACCCATTAAATCTTCTGTTTCTCCCCATCTACCTGCTGGTATCCTATTTAAAATTTCTTGATTTCTTTTAACATCATCTCTTATAGGTTGTGTGTTTGCTGTTTTAATATACCCTGGTGCAATTGCATTAATTTGTATATTTTTTTCTGCAAGTTCATTTGCAAATGCTCTTGTAAGTCCCATTACACCATGTTTACTTGCTGTATATGGTGGAACAAATTTTCCTCCTTGGAATGAAAGCATTGATGCTATATTAACTATTTTTCCATGACCTTGCTCTACCATAACTTTTGCTACTCTTTGAGATAAGAAGTATAGAGCATTTAAATTAATATCCATTACTGCATTCCAGTCTTCTTCACTATATTCCAAAAGTGGAGCACGTCTTATAGTTCCTGCATTATTAACAAGTATATCTATTTTCCCAAACTCATTAATAGCTTTTACTACTATTTCTTCCCTAACTTCTTTTCTAGTTAAATCTCCTTTTACAAATATTACTTTTTTCCCTAATTTATTAGCATATTCCACAACTTCACTTACATTATCATCAAAAGTAGATATCAATAAATCTGCTCCTGCTTCCATTAAAGCCTTTGAATAAGCTAATCCAAGTCCTGTATTTCCACCAGTAACTATTGCTAATTTTCCATCTAGTGAAAACATTTCAGTTAAAAATTTATTCAAATCTCAACACCTCTTTCTCTTTTGTATTTATTTCAT
The genomic region above belongs to Streptobacillus ratti and contains:
- the kduI gene encoding 5-dehydro-4-deoxy-D-glucuronate isomerase; amino-acid sequence: MKLDVRYSVHPRDMKKYDTRELRENFLIEEVFVEDMVNLIYSHDDRMITGGVKPVNKEVVLGEVKALGTEFFLQRREIGLINVGGKGKVIIDGMTYEMNKKDGLYIGMGNKELIFTSDNKENPAKYYIVSAPAHKEYPIVKIDIDKANPVKLGALETSNERTIYKYVDPSVCQSCQLLMGMTILETGSIWNTMPAHTHDRRMETYFYFDMEENTRVFHLLGEPNETRHLVMKNEQATISPSWSIHAGAGTGSYTFIWSMAGENQNYADMDVVPMGDLK
- the kduD gene encoding 2-dehydro-3-deoxy-D-gluconate 5-dehydrogenase KduD, encoding MNKFLTEMFSLDGKLAIVTGGNTGLGLAYSKALMEAGADLLISTFDDNVSEVVEYANKLGKKVIFVKGDLTRKEVREEIVVKAINEFGKIDILVNNAGTIRRAPLLEYSEEDWNAVMDINLNALYFLSQRVAKVMVEQGHGKIVNIASMLSFQGGKFVPPYTASKHGVMGLTRAFANELAEKNIQINAIAPGYIKTANTQPIRDDVKRNQEILNRIPAGRWGETEDLMGAVVFLSSKASDYINGHVLAVDGAWLSR